The genomic window ATGTCGCGTTCTCGTTCACGTTGCAATCTAGAACGCTTATCAGGTGCAGCACGCGCCAAATTCCGCTCTCGAGCACGGTCTTTGTGTCGTTCTTGCCTGAGTTGATCTCTTTCCCGCGACTCCTCCGATTTTTCTATGTAATATCAGAAAACACGACACTATTAAACactatattacgatataatacgatattaaatgtattctAAATACTTAAAAGTAGTcaagattataaattattttgtgcGATTATGTAAGTGCACAGAATGCATATACGAACCCATAGCTGCTGATTTTAAACCAGCACGTTCTTCCCTAGCTTTCTGCGCTAGTTGTCTCAAATGgtcctctttcttctctttctccttctggGCAAGTTTCTTCTCAAGCTGTGCTCGCATTTCTACCGCCTCTCGAGCTTTCCTATCTGCTATATAAAGAGCCTCAGCCAGCTTAGCAAAGTTCTCATTTATGTGAACCTGCTGCAACCCACGACCGTCTGCAGCTAGTCGTTTATCGAGCGGGATCGTGTATCCCTGAAAAAATCTTTGTTGGTAAAATATCAATCAATTACGAACTACGAACTAAAAGAATCTATTTACTTTCGCGTTTTTCCAGTTACTAATACAGGGCGGTATTTTCCACTCTTTCTGTTCTTTCACTGTTACTTTCCGCGTAGGCGAGTGCATCACTGGCGCTGGAGGTGATGGAGGACCTCGcggtatttttttattaattctacaATTAAAGGATACTATATTATTCACAACATAGTTAACATAacttatatttgaaatataatttatttggtGCTTAGTCCCAAGCAAATTCATAATATTGAAACTCACTTGAATTTTGGTGGTTCTAAAGGATCTATCTGAGCCTCCACCATTCTAATAACCCTTTGTTTAGCCCCAGAATTAAATGATTGTCCTTGTTGGGAAGGTGTATATCGAATGTATTGCGCAGGAGCTTGTTTCTCCGCGCATCTTACAGGCATTGCTGCAGCTATCTTTGATCTTGTTATCTTCTCCAAAGCCTTCTTAGTTTTTTCTGTGAGTTCATCAATTTCTTCATTGGGTGGACGTTGCAAACTAGGATCTTCCTCGCTTGTAATTTCTGAAGGTAATAAGTCACTCAGTTTACTGTACACGATCTATAAGAGAACATAATATAAGCAAAAATAAACCAAATGCAAGTGTTTACGcaattaaatagtattattgATGTACATTAAATTACCTTATCCTTAGAGTGACCTTGTCTAGCAACAACATCATATTTCACTTTTCCTTGAGCATCGAGCTGTACTGCTAAAGCATTACTGGTGGTTTCTTTTCCCTTCATTCCCATCCCAAGTGGATATTGGGCTACATGAATCTCTGGGAATGCTCCACCATCTCCAAAATCCTATATAGTTAATATGAATCTTTAGAGACTTATATAAACaattcgaaatgaaaaatacaaaaacattCATTTATTGTACACATCCAGCACTGGGTATCATtgcaaatacaatatatttattatagacaAATAGAGGATTATACTTAGTTAGTTATAAAATCTCTTACTTCTGGATTTCTTGGCACAAATCCTTTACGTTGGCCATATGGTGGAGCAGTAACAACAGCTTTGACAAGAGCAGATACAGGTCTCTGTCGTAATTTCTGTTCCCTTGCTTCATCTTCTCTATCCCACACGACCTGAGATGGTGTAGGTAATAAACTATAACAGAAAcactttataaatattcttatgaattaaaatacaaataaatataattaatacactcaaaaaaataaaaagcatttGCAAAAAGCGAAATTACTACAATAATCACACAAATTCAAATATAGTTGTGTCATTTGCTTTGTTTAACAAGTACGCGTCaggttatatcaaaatacacTGAAATACATGACTcagaaaattctatattttatatactgcatcgtataatacaaaaattatataattcagtATTCTACacgtaataagaaaataattatagaataattatcaaaaactaACCTTGCTAACgacattttgttaattatagaACGCAATAATCCAACCTGCAACTGATATACTAATCATAAAACGTTGCGATCTAGTAAGTACATcgatttgtaaatatatactcTTTCAGCTAATGCTTCGATTCGTTGAATAAAATCTGTAAATctttatacatgtatttcGTAGGTTAAAAGGGATTTAATAAGAAAGTTGTCTAATTCGGAAGACACAATCACAAATGTTCATAAATTAATCCTTTTAGTTAGCTTTTTTGTGGACACTGAAACACTATCACCACTTAGCGGTGAAAAGGTGGAACTAATCGTTATTGCTATACTTGTGGACACATTTATATGTACACTATTAGTCGCATCTATTGTGTATTTGCCCGTATTTGTCGCTATTGCTATCCTTGTTTATGGACAAGTCGCTGCTATCTACCAGATACGGAAGTAACAATAACTTGATGGTAAAGACGAACAAGACTTAagacaaaaaataattatatttttttgatgAAAACAAATATCTTTGTTTCTAAAATCTCAACAATACTAGAATCAAACCTGCTGTAAAGGaagtagaatattatataaagtattgtaaaaagaattttttgttggaaaaagatgttttatttgtacattatacataGATTAATCTAAAGTAATCACAGCCAAGATGTAAAACAATATGAAAAGAACTATTTTTACATTACTTCTACTTAATCAatgaattgcaaatttttatgcaaattggtatttttataaataataaaaataatacatattatactttaattactttgtatatttttgcacattatgtgcgtttttgtaatttgaaatttcttaaaaatgcataaaaattcgccgtctattaattaacattccATACATTCCTCATGTTGATCAATCATTGAGTAAAttctcgataaaatatcgCCACATCTACCTTCCACTTTGATTTCCGCGAGATTGTCTGCTCTGGTTTTTCCAATATTCACTATGGCTATTGGCTTTTTAGCATGGCTAGCTTGCAACGCGATTCGATAGCCAGAAAATGTAGTTAGTGTTGTACCCAAAATTAGTAGAGAATCTGAATGCTCAACATTATATCTGACACTTTCTACAATTTGACGTGGGACATTGTCCCCAAAGAAGATTATGTCTGGCTTAAGAACACCACCACAATTTTCACACGGTGGAATTTTGAATCTTTCTACTTGCTCCTGAATTAAAATGAATCATTTAAATCAAAGATTTTTAGGTTATCCCTGAacttcttaaattatttataacatttacttGCGATATATCCACATCTCCATCGGGTCTTATCATTTCACTAGTCCCTGTCATGTTTGGATTCATTCTATCTAAAATTTCTTGCAATTGATATCTACATATTCTTTCATTACAGTTGAGACACATTACTTTAAATGCTGTCCCATGTAACTCTATCACTTTTTTGCTGCCTGCTTTTGTGTGCAAGTTGTCAACATTTTGTGTAACGATACATCTTATTTTGTTATgatcttctaatttttttagtatttcatGCACACTATTTGCTTTAACAGAAGAAAATCtatgaaatgaatattttaaaattactacAAACTTTAtgcgtataattttataattgtagttctaatcaagaaaaattacaacCTTGGCCAACCTATATAATTTCGAGCCCAATATCGCCTTCTAATCTCAGCGCTGTTACAAAAGTCTTTGTAAAGAACTGGTCTGCGATTGCTTCTTGCATAAAGGCCAACGCCTTCGGATCTATAATCAGGAATACCACTTTCTGTGGATACTCCTGCTCCTGTTAATATGCACATATTACTGTGACTATTGATAAAACCCTTCAACATCAACAAATCTCTGTCTTCCACAGGTTTACATTTTGGGACAAATGCAAAATCTGATGTATATGATctatctttaataataataattcacattatatattgataaaaatcaatgaatactataaataaatatcataataatataatacaataataacattctagataaatacaaatacaagtAAAAAACTCACATAATAATATTCCTATTGTATTAACAGTCTTACATGACTTTAcacatataacatttattttaaacatcttttatgtttataacagttatgttaaaaatatgaaaatattgtacaattttatttaaggtTACTTTTTTATCTCATCATGGTATTTTCGCCTGTGATGTAATCTTTTTATGTCAAAATGATTACCAAAAACGTCACATGCTACGACTAAAACATTCTTCAAGTCTTTCTTTAACAATTCTTTTcaataatgaaaaatcattcaaaaatataattccaacaatgaaataaaactttaaaatagagctaaacatttaaaaaagacAATCGattggaaagaaaaggaaaatccttatgtaaatatatgaatttaagtaaatttctGAGTCATTCTTAGATTGTTCTAGACCAacttaacattaaataaagaatggtatttaaatatcaatgaattagacatatttttaaatttaatagctTTGagcattttttaatcgatttttaaatgaacttgcaattttcaaagagaattaaaaaatttatggaaaagatttatatttttttcggaagttataaaatgaaaatcccTATATTGTTGAATCTGAACATCGGCTACTTGACATACTGTATTATTCAGACAGTTGAAGCCATTGATAGAAGCTTGCATGCTGAGACGacacgtttattatttcacgaattttgattattatctAGTGAAATGGCAGCGATTAGTTTGTTAAATCCCAAAGCTGAGTTTGCTAGAGCTGCTCAGGCTTTGGCTGTCAATATATCAGCTGCAAAAGGAATTCAAGATGTGATGAGAACGAATCTTGGGCCGAAAGGCACCATGaagatgtatgtatatttattctcACGTGctgatttaacaatttatcatttatttaataaattaaagtgaagtattaaaattatgagatataaaattacgaaaattattttatatttcatattttccacTACTATTTGCTTGTTACATTAAAACATTGCAGTTAAGTATATTATCCTTATTAGGTAAGATCGATATTTCCGTGAAATCTTTGGTGAACAAGGAAAGGAGTATAAGTCAAATTATAATCGACAGAATgatctaatattttctacattttctatattactGTATTTGCTTATGGTTCTAATAgtataaatcaatttcactTCTTTCCCGTTCTTTTAACTAAGCTGCTAATAATATATCCAAAATCTAATACCTAATTTTACAttgcattttgaatattatatgtgCTTTTCTGCAAAACTAATAATTCTGACTTATACTATTTTGTTATCTTACCAGAGAAATAACAATCTAGAAACTCaattatggaaattaataactcaattctttatatatacaattgaTCACCAaatcaatttttgaaattcaataatacaaaatttgtcaagGTTGGTGTCTGGAGCAggtgatattaaaatcacaAAAGATGGAAATGTATTATTGCATGAAATGCAAATTCAACATCCAACAGCATCTCTGATTGCTAGAGCATCCACTGCTCAAGACGATATTACCGGGGATGGCACAACTAGCACAGTATTAGTCATTGGAGAGCTTCTAAAACAAgctgatatttatatatccgAGGGTCTTCATCCTAGAATGCTGACAGAAGGTTTTGAGCTGGCTAGAGTGAAAACTTTGGAAGTATTAGACTCCTTGAAGATTCTGATTGAGCCCACAAAGGAAAATCTAATGAGCATTGCTAGAACATCGCTTAGAACTAAAGTCCATCCTACTGTAGCTGACAAACTAACAGAAGTCTGTGTGGATGCAATTTTGACTATTAGACAGAAAGATCAAGAAATCGATCTCCATATGGTTGAATTAATGGAAATGCAGCATAGAACTGCAGCAGATACTAACTTAGTTCGTGGTATTGTAACTGACCATGGATCTAGACATCCAGATATGCCTAAGAGAGTAGAGAATGCTTACATACTAACTTGCAATGTTAGTTTGGAATATGAAAAGAGTGAGGTAAATGGAGTAATTTAGGAAAAGAATCAAtcatttctgtaaaatataaataatttcctcctttaaataatgaaattgtatttat from Bombus pyrosoma isolate SC7728 linkage group LG8, ASM1482585v1, whole genome shotgun sequence includes these protein-coding regions:
- the LOC122570111 gene encoding NAD-dependent protein deacylase Sirt4 isoform X2, yielding MLKGFINSHSNMCILTGAGVSTESGIPDYRSEGVGLYARSNRRPVLYKDFCNSAEIRRRYWARNYIGWPRFSSVKANSVHEILKKLEDHNKIRCIVTQNVDNLHTKAGSKKVIELHGTAFKVMCLNCNERICRYQLQEILDRMNPNMTGTSEMIRPDGDVDISQEQVERFKIPPCENCGGVLKPDIIFFGDNVPRQIVESVRYNVEHSDSLLILGTTLTTFSGYRIALQASHAKKPIAIVNIGKTRADNLAEIKVEGRCGDILSRIYSMIDQHEECMEC
- the LOC122570111 gene encoding NAD-dependent protein deacylase Sirt4 isoform X1 → MFKINVICVKSCKTVNTIGILLYRSYTSDFAFVPKCKPVEDRDLLMLKGFINSHSNMCILTGAGVSTESGIPDYRSEGVGLYARSNRRPVLYKDFCNSAEIRRRYWARNYIGWPRFSSVKANSVHEILKKLEDHNKIRCIVTQNVDNLHTKAGSKKVIELHGTAFKVMCLNCNERICRYQLQEILDRMNPNMTGTSEMIRPDGDVDISQEQVERFKIPPCENCGGVLKPDIIFFGDNVPRQIVESVRYNVEHSDSLLILGTTLTTFSGYRIALQASHAKKPIAIVNIGKTRADNLAEIKVEGRCGDILSRIYSMIDQHEECMEC
- the LOC122570104 gene encoding puff-specific protein Bx42, with translation MSLASLLPTPSQVVWDREDEAREQKLRQRPVSALVKAVVTAPPYGQRKGFVPRNPEDFGDGGAFPEIHVAQYPLGMGMKGKETTSNALAVQLDAQGKVKYDVVARQGHSKDKIVYSKLSDLLPSEITSEEDPSLQRPPNEEIDELTEKTKKALEKITRSKIAAAMPVRCAEKQAPAQYIRYTPSQQGQSFNSGAKQRVIRMVEAQIDPLEPPKFKINKKIPRGPPSPPAPVMHSPTRKVTVKEQKEWKIPPCISNWKNAKGYTIPLDKRLAADGRGLQQVHINENFAKLAEALYIADRKAREAVEMRAQLEKKLAQKEKEKKEDHLRQLAQKAREERAGLKSAAMEKSEESRERDQLRQERHKDRARERNLARAAPDKRSRLQRERERDISEQIALGLPAKSIPNTGEAQFDQRLFNTSKGMDSGYGHDDEYNVYDKPWKDSNSIGSHIYRPSKNIDKDTYGDDLEKLVKTNRFVPDKEFSGTDRSTTRSGPVQFEKDEEDPFGLDQFLKQAKRASSSTTTTTKRKDEREQRRDDRDKRRKH